The Lepus europaeus isolate LE1 chromosome 21, mLepTim1.pri, whole genome shotgun sequence genome has a window encoding:
- the ZCWPW1 gene encoding zinc finger CW-type PWWP domain protein 1 isoform X4 gives MGAREKAGEHRECGKGPKKTFAPPIQKLHFLKPCGPKAPKEEALGASSPEAEARPNLPKARLEMNEEKTTTENGPSSGQEKKGKPQDNKQNKQAEKKEKGRSSLTNAEFEEIVQTVLRKALQECEESSCAQLVVCTQSDKVPGIVASTGNDTADGERMMVIHTPEISAPQEDEVVPESRASKRGQPDPAPSEKKLSRPCLSKRKKEAQDEQVERVQGGHEHRQTDQPKKMIKDLSQIRGKQKEDKSGFGQYLVWVQCSSSNCEKWRRLHGNIDPSVLPDNWSCDQNTDSKYNSCDIPEETWTGCESEVAYATYIPGSIIWAKQWPGMIESDPDLGEYFLFASQLDSLPSKYHVTFFGETVSRAWIPVNMLKNFQELSLELAGVKKCRNKDCSQKLEAALMMAQQAEQIGIQERVNLFGFQSRYNGSDSSGEGKDLRPSESNSPESCLEKDGEEESEIEEESESEKKDPTLPSPKQAKIRTKNPKSKVEFVAGMTNGRGGTLPKKTMKSSLDSESTAPSTPIMRGEEDQRNSDPDQPGPKKKFKAPQSKASATSLAEEEVRTVPKGLTPQMQGGACPSLGKRPRLQEPAAREAEILPPEDEVSSDLDLEQLMEDNGKEPEEREEPQHRDSEEEFMALFEE, from the exons ATGGGAGCACGAGAGAAGGCAGGGGAACACAGAG AATGTGGAAAGGGACCAAAGAAAACCTTTGCCCCACCTATACAAAAATTACATTTCCTGAAACCTTGTGGTCCTAAGGCACCGAAGGAAGAGGCCCTGGGGGCTAGTTCCCCAGAAGCagaggccaggccaaacctgcCAAAGGCCAGGTTAGAGATGAATGAAGAGAAAACTAccacagagaatggcccaagcagcggccaggaaaaaaaaggaaagcctcAAGACAACAAGCAAAACAAGCaagcagagaagaaagaaaag GGAAGATCAAGTCTTACTAATGCAGAATTTGAGGAGATTGTCCAGACTGTGCTCCGGAAGGCCCTGCAGGAGTGTGAGG AGTCTTCCTGTGCCCAGCTAGTAGTATGTACCCAATCAGACAAAGTGCCAGGAATCGTTGCTTCTACTGGTAATGATACTGCTGATGG AGAGAGGATGATGGTAATTCATACTCCAGAGATTTCAGCCCCTCAGGAAGATGAAGTTGTTCCTGAGTCAAGGGCATCTAAGCGAGGCCAGCCAGATCCTGCACCATCTGAGAAGAAACTGAGTAGGCCGTGtttaagcaaaagaaagaaggaagccc AAGATGAGCAAGTGGAGAGAGTCCAAGGTGGACATgagcacagacagacagaccaacCAAAGAAAATGATTAAAGACCTTTCTCAGATCAGGGGCAAGCAAAAAGAAGATAAAAGTGGTTTTG GTCAATATCTAGTTTGGGTCCAGTGTTCCTCCTCAAACTGTGAGAAATGGAGGCGGCTGCATGGGAATATCGACCCGTCAGTTCTTCCAGATAATTGGTCCTGTGATCAGAATACAG ACTCGAAGTATAATAGCTGTGATATTCCTGAGGAGACCTGGACGGGGTGTGAGAGTGAAGTGGCCTATGCCACCTACATTCCAGGATCCATCATCTGGGCTAAGCA GTGGCCAGGCATGATAGAATCTGATCCTGACCtgggggaatattttctttttgcctctcaactTGACTCCCTGCCG TCTAAATACCACGTGACATTTTTTGGAGAAACAGTTTCtcgtgcttggatccctgtcaacATGCTAAAGAACTTCCAGGAGCTGTCCCTGGAGCTAGCAGGAGTG AAAAAGTGCAGGAACAAGGACTGCAGCCAGAAACTGGAGGCAGCTCTAATGATGGCTCAACAGGCAGAACAGATCGGCATTCAG GAGCGGGTTAACTTGTTTGGTTTCCAGAGCCGATACAATGGATCTGACAGCAGTGGGGAAGGGAAAG ACTTAAGGCCCTCTGAGTCTAACAGCCCAGAGTCCTGCTTGGAGAAAGATGGGGAGGAGGAGTCGGAGATAGAGgaggagtcagagtcagagaaaaaG GACCCAACTTTGCCCAGTCCCAAGCAAGCCAAAATACGAACAAAAAATCCCAAGTCAAAGG TGGAGTTTGTTGCAGGCATGACCAATGGACGAGGTGGGACCCTGCCAAAGAAGACAATGAAGAGCTCTCTAGACAGTGAATCTACAGCTCCTTCTACACCCATAATGCGAGGGGAAGAAGACCAAAGGAATTCAGATCCTGATCAGCCAG GCcctaagaaaaaatttaaagctcCCCAAAGCAAGGCCTCAGCAACCAGTTTGGCTGAGGAAGAAGTTAGAACAGTGCCCAAGGGCCTGACCCCACAAATGCAAGGGGGGGCCTGTCCCTCGCTGGGGAAAAGACCCAgactccaggagccagcagctcggGAGGCTGAAATTCTCCCTCCTGAAGATGAAGTCTCCAGTGACTTGGACCTGGAGCAACTCATGGAAGATAATGGGAAAGaaccagaagagagagaggagcctcAGCACAGAGACAGTGAAGAGGAGTTCATGGCCCTCTTCGAGGAGTAG
- the ZCWPW1 gene encoding zinc finger CW-type PWWP domain protein 1 isoform X7, protein MGAREKAGEHRECGKGPKKTFAPPIQKLHFLKPCGPKAPKEEALGASSPEAEARPNLPKARLEMNEEKTTTENGPSSGQEKKGKPQDNKQNKQAEKKEKGRSSLTNAEFEEIVQTVLRKALQECEESSCAQLVVCTQSDKVPGIVASTGNDTADGERMMVIHTPEISAPQEDEVVPESRASKRGQPDPAPSEKKLSRPCLSKRKKEARQYLVWVQCSSSNCEKWRRLHGNIDPSVLPDNWSCDQNTDSKYNSCDIPEETWTGCESEVAYATYIPGSIIWAKQYGYPWWPGMIESDPDLGEYFLFASQLDSLPSKYHVTFFGETVSRAWIPVNMLKNFQELSLELAGVKKCRNKDCSQKLEAALMMAQQAEQIGIQERVNLFGFQSRYNGSDSSGEGKDLRPSESNSPESCLEKDGEEESEIEEESESEKKDPTLPSPKQAKIRTKNPKSKVEFVAGMTNGRGGTLPKKTMKSSLDSESTAPSTPIMRGEEDQRNSDPDQPGPKKKFKAPQSKASATSLAEEEVRTVPKGLTPQMQGGACPSLGKRPRLQEPAAREAEILPPEDEVSSDLDLEQLMEDNGKEPEEREEPQHRDSEEEFMALFEE, encoded by the exons ATGGGAGCACGAGAGAAGGCAGGGGAACACAGAG AATGTGGAAAGGGACCAAAGAAAACCTTTGCCCCACCTATACAAAAATTACATTTCCTGAAACCTTGTGGTCCTAAGGCACCGAAGGAAGAGGCCCTGGGGGCTAGTTCCCCAGAAGCagaggccaggccaaacctgcCAAAGGCCAGGTTAGAGATGAATGAAGAGAAAACTAccacagagaatggcccaagcagcggccaggaaaaaaaaggaaagcctcAAGACAACAAGCAAAACAAGCaagcagagaagaaagaaaag GGAAGATCAAGTCTTACTAATGCAGAATTTGAGGAGATTGTCCAGACTGTGCTCCGGAAGGCCCTGCAGGAGTGTGAGG AGTCTTCCTGTGCCCAGCTAGTAGTATGTACCCAATCAGACAAAGTGCCAGGAATCGTTGCTTCTACTGGTAATGATACTGCTGATGG AGAGAGGATGATGGTAATTCATACTCCAGAGATTTCAGCCCCTCAGGAAGATGAAGTTGTTCCTGAGTCAAGGGCATCTAAGCGAGGCCAGCCAGATCCTGCACCATCTGAGAAGAAACTGAGTAGGCCGTGtttaagcaaaagaaagaaggaagccc GTCAATATCTAGTTTGGGTCCAGTGTTCCTCCTCAAACTGTGAGAAATGGAGGCGGCTGCATGGGAATATCGACCCGTCAGTTCTTCCAGATAATTGGTCCTGTGATCAGAATACAG ACTCGAAGTATAATAGCTGTGATATTCCTGAGGAGACCTGGACGGGGTGTGAGAGTGAAGTGGCCTATGCCACCTACATTCCAGGATCCATCATCTGGGCTAAGCAGTATGGTTACCCCTG GTGGCCAGGCATGATAGAATCTGATCCTGACCtgggggaatattttctttttgcctctcaactTGACTCCCTGCCG TCTAAATACCACGTGACATTTTTTGGAGAAACAGTTTCtcgtgcttggatccctgtcaacATGCTAAAGAACTTCCAGGAGCTGTCCCTGGAGCTAGCAGGAGTG AAAAAGTGCAGGAACAAGGACTGCAGCCAGAAACTGGAGGCAGCTCTAATGATGGCTCAACAGGCAGAACAGATCGGCATTCAG GAGCGGGTTAACTTGTTTGGTTTCCAGAGCCGATACAATGGATCTGACAGCAGTGGGGAAGGGAAAG ACTTAAGGCCCTCTGAGTCTAACAGCCCAGAGTCCTGCTTGGAGAAAGATGGGGAGGAGGAGTCGGAGATAGAGgaggagtcagagtcagagaaaaaG GACCCAACTTTGCCCAGTCCCAAGCAAGCCAAAATACGAACAAAAAATCCCAAGTCAAAGG TGGAGTTTGTTGCAGGCATGACCAATGGACGAGGTGGGACCCTGCCAAAGAAGACAATGAAGAGCTCTCTAGACAGTGAATCTACAGCTCCTTCTACACCCATAATGCGAGGGGAAGAAGACCAAAGGAATTCAGATCCTGATCAGCCAG GCcctaagaaaaaatttaaagctcCCCAAAGCAAGGCCTCAGCAACCAGTTTGGCTGAGGAAGAAGTTAGAACAGTGCCCAAGGGCCTGACCCCACAAATGCAAGGGGGGGCCTGTCCCTCGCTGGGGAAAAGACCCAgactccaggagccagcagctcggGAGGCTGAAATTCTCCCTCCTGAAGATGAAGTCTCCAGTGACTTGGACCTGGAGCAACTCATGGAAGATAATGGGAAAGaaccagaagagagagaggagcctcAGCACAGAGACAGTGAAGAGGAGTTCATGGCCCTCTTCGAGGAGTAG
- the ZCWPW1 gene encoding zinc finger CW-type PWWP domain protein 1 isoform X9, translating into MGAREKAGEHRECGKGPKKTFAPPIQKLHFLKPCGPKAPKEEALGASSPEAEARPNLPKARLEMNEEKTTTENGPSSGQEKKGKPQDNKQNKQAEKKEKGRSSLTNAEFEEIVQTVLRKALQECEGQYLVWVQCSSSNCEKWRRLHGNIDPSVLPDNWSCDQNTDSKYNSCDIPEETWTGCESEVAYATYIPGSIIWAKQYGYPWWPGMIESDPDLGEYFLFASQLDSLPSKYHVTFFGETVSRAWIPVNMLKNFQELSLELAGVKKCRNKDCSQKLEAALMMAQQAEQIGIQERVNLFGFQSRYNGSDSSGEGKDLRPSESNSPESCLEKDGEEESEIEEESESEKKDPTLPSPKQAKIRTKNPKSKVEFVAGMTNGRGGTLPKKTMKSSLDSESTAPSTPIMRGEEDQRNSDPDQPGPKKKFKAPQSKASATSLAEEEVRTVPKGLTPQMQGGACPSLGKRPRLQEPAAREAEILPPEDEVSSDLDLEQLMEDNGKEPEEREEPQHRDSEEEFMALFEE; encoded by the exons ATGGGAGCACGAGAGAAGGCAGGGGAACACAGAG AATGTGGAAAGGGACCAAAGAAAACCTTTGCCCCACCTATACAAAAATTACATTTCCTGAAACCTTGTGGTCCTAAGGCACCGAAGGAAGAGGCCCTGGGGGCTAGTTCCCCAGAAGCagaggccaggccaaacctgcCAAAGGCCAGGTTAGAGATGAATGAAGAGAAAACTAccacagagaatggcccaagcagcggccaggaaaaaaaaggaaagcctcAAGACAACAAGCAAAACAAGCaagcagagaagaaagaaaag GGAAGATCAAGTCTTACTAATGCAGAATTTGAGGAGATTGTCCAGACTGTGCTCCGGAAGGCCCTGCAGGAGTGTGAGG GTCAATATCTAGTTTGGGTCCAGTGTTCCTCCTCAAACTGTGAGAAATGGAGGCGGCTGCATGGGAATATCGACCCGTCAGTTCTTCCAGATAATTGGTCCTGTGATCAGAATACAG ACTCGAAGTATAATAGCTGTGATATTCCTGAGGAGACCTGGACGGGGTGTGAGAGTGAAGTGGCCTATGCCACCTACATTCCAGGATCCATCATCTGGGCTAAGCAGTATGGTTACCCCTG GTGGCCAGGCATGATAGAATCTGATCCTGACCtgggggaatattttctttttgcctctcaactTGACTCCCTGCCG TCTAAATACCACGTGACATTTTTTGGAGAAACAGTTTCtcgtgcttggatccctgtcaacATGCTAAAGAACTTCCAGGAGCTGTCCCTGGAGCTAGCAGGAGTG AAAAAGTGCAGGAACAAGGACTGCAGCCAGAAACTGGAGGCAGCTCTAATGATGGCTCAACAGGCAGAACAGATCGGCATTCAG GAGCGGGTTAACTTGTTTGGTTTCCAGAGCCGATACAATGGATCTGACAGCAGTGGGGAAGGGAAAG ACTTAAGGCCCTCTGAGTCTAACAGCCCAGAGTCCTGCTTGGAGAAAGATGGGGAGGAGGAGTCGGAGATAGAGgaggagtcagagtcagagaaaaaG GACCCAACTTTGCCCAGTCCCAAGCAAGCCAAAATACGAACAAAAAATCCCAAGTCAAAGG TGGAGTTTGTTGCAGGCATGACCAATGGACGAGGTGGGACCCTGCCAAAGAAGACAATGAAGAGCTCTCTAGACAGTGAATCTACAGCTCCTTCTACACCCATAATGCGAGGGGAAGAAGACCAAAGGAATTCAGATCCTGATCAGCCAG GCcctaagaaaaaatttaaagctcCCCAAAGCAAGGCCTCAGCAACCAGTTTGGCTGAGGAAGAAGTTAGAACAGTGCCCAAGGGCCTGACCCCACAAATGCAAGGGGGGGCCTGTCCCTCGCTGGGGAAAAGACCCAgactccaggagccagcagctcggGAGGCTGAAATTCTCCCTCCTGAAGATGAAGTCTCCAGTGACTTGGACCTGGAGCAACTCATGGAAGATAATGGGAAAGaaccagaagagagagaggagcctcAGCACAGAGACAGTGAAGAGGAGTTCATGGCCCTCTTCGAGGAGTAG
- the ZCWPW1 gene encoding zinc finger CW-type PWWP domain protein 1 isoform X6, producing the protein MGAREKAGEHRECGKGPKKTFAPPIQKLHFLKPCGPKAPKEEALGASSPEAEARPNLPKARLEMNEEKTTTENGPSSGQEKKGKPQDNKQNKQAEKKEKGRSSLTNAEFEEIVQTVLRKALQECEESSCAQLVVCTQSDKVPGIVASTGNDTADGERMMVIHTPEISAPQEDEVVPESRASKRGQPDPAPSEKKLSRPCLSKRKKEAQDEQVERVQGGHEHRQTDQPKKMIKDLSQIRGKQKEDKSGFGQYLVWVQCSSSNCEKWRRLHGNIDPSVLPDNWSCDQNTDSKYNSCDIPEETWTGCESEVAYATYIPGSIIWAKQYGYPWWPGMIESDPDLGEYFLFASQLDSLPKKCRNKDCSQKLEAALMMAQQAEQIGIQERVNLFGFQSRYNGSDSSGEGKDLRPSESNSPESCLEKDGEEESEIEEESESEKKDPTLPSPKQAKIRTKNPKSKVEFVAGMTNGRGGTLPKKTMKSSLDSESTAPSTPIMRGEEDQRNSDPDQPGPKKKFKAPQSKASATSLAEEEVRTVPKGLTPQMQGGACPSLGKRPRLQEPAAREAEILPPEDEVSSDLDLEQLMEDNGKEPEEREEPQHRDSEEEFMALFEE; encoded by the exons ATGGGAGCACGAGAGAAGGCAGGGGAACACAGAG AATGTGGAAAGGGACCAAAGAAAACCTTTGCCCCACCTATACAAAAATTACATTTCCTGAAACCTTGTGGTCCTAAGGCACCGAAGGAAGAGGCCCTGGGGGCTAGTTCCCCAGAAGCagaggccaggccaaacctgcCAAAGGCCAGGTTAGAGATGAATGAAGAGAAAACTAccacagagaatggcccaagcagcggccaggaaaaaaaaggaaagcctcAAGACAACAAGCAAAACAAGCaagcagagaagaaagaaaag GGAAGATCAAGTCTTACTAATGCAGAATTTGAGGAGATTGTCCAGACTGTGCTCCGGAAGGCCCTGCAGGAGTGTGAGG AGTCTTCCTGTGCCCAGCTAGTAGTATGTACCCAATCAGACAAAGTGCCAGGAATCGTTGCTTCTACTGGTAATGATACTGCTGATGG AGAGAGGATGATGGTAATTCATACTCCAGAGATTTCAGCCCCTCAGGAAGATGAAGTTGTTCCTGAGTCAAGGGCATCTAAGCGAGGCCAGCCAGATCCTGCACCATCTGAGAAGAAACTGAGTAGGCCGTGtttaagcaaaagaaagaaggaagccc AAGATGAGCAAGTGGAGAGAGTCCAAGGTGGACATgagcacagacagacagaccaacCAAAGAAAATGATTAAAGACCTTTCTCAGATCAGGGGCAAGCAAAAAGAAGATAAAAGTGGTTTTG GTCAATATCTAGTTTGGGTCCAGTGTTCCTCCTCAAACTGTGAGAAATGGAGGCGGCTGCATGGGAATATCGACCCGTCAGTTCTTCCAGATAATTGGTCCTGTGATCAGAATACAG ACTCGAAGTATAATAGCTGTGATATTCCTGAGGAGACCTGGACGGGGTGTGAGAGTGAAGTGGCCTATGCCACCTACATTCCAGGATCCATCATCTGGGCTAAGCAGTATGGTTACCCCTG GTGGCCAGGCATGATAGAATCTGATCCTGACCtgggggaatattttctttttgcctctcaactTGACTCCCTGCCG AAAAAGTGCAGGAACAAGGACTGCAGCCAGAAACTGGAGGCAGCTCTAATGATGGCTCAACAGGCAGAACAGATCGGCATTCAG GAGCGGGTTAACTTGTTTGGTTTCCAGAGCCGATACAATGGATCTGACAGCAGTGGGGAAGGGAAAG ACTTAAGGCCCTCTGAGTCTAACAGCCCAGAGTCCTGCTTGGAGAAAGATGGGGAGGAGGAGTCGGAGATAGAGgaggagtcagagtcagagaaaaaG GACCCAACTTTGCCCAGTCCCAAGCAAGCCAAAATACGAACAAAAAATCCCAAGTCAAAGG TGGAGTTTGTTGCAGGCATGACCAATGGACGAGGTGGGACCCTGCCAAAGAAGACAATGAAGAGCTCTCTAGACAGTGAATCTACAGCTCCTTCTACACCCATAATGCGAGGGGAAGAAGACCAAAGGAATTCAGATCCTGATCAGCCAG GCcctaagaaaaaatttaaagctcCCCAAAGCAAGGCCTCAGCAACCAGTTTGGCTGAGGAAGAAGTTAGAACAGTGCCCAAGGGCCTGACCCCACAAATGCAAGGGGGGGCCTGTCCCTCGCTGGGGAAAAGACCCAgactccaggagccagcagctcggGAGGCTGAAATTCTCCCTCCTGAAGATGAAGTCTCCAGTGACTTGGACCTGGAGCAACTCATGGAAGATAATGGGAAAGaaccagaagagagagaggagcctcAGCACAGAGACAGTGAAGAGGAGTTCATGGCCCTCTTCGAGGAGTAG
- the ZCWPW1 gene encoding zinc finger CW-type PWWP domain protein 1 isoform X11 encodes MGAREKAGEHRECGKGPKKTFAPPIQKLHFLKPCGPKAPKEEALGASSPEAEARPNLPKARLEMNEEKTTTENGPSSGQEKKGKPQDNKQNKQAEKKEKGRSSLTNAEFEEIVQTVLRKALQECEESSCAQLVVCTQSDKVPGIVASTGNDTADGERMMVIHTPEISAPQEDEVVPESRASKRGQPDPAPSEKKLSRPCLSKRKKEAQDEQVERVQGGHEHRQTDQPKKMIKDLSQIRGKQKEDKSGFGQYLVWVQCSSSNCEKWRRLHGNIDPSVLPDNWSCDQNTDSKYNSCDIPEETWTGCESEVAYATYIPGSIIWAKQYGYPWWPGMIESDPDLGEYFLFASQLDSLPSKYHVTFFGETVSRAWIPVNMLKNFQELSLELAGVKKCRNKDCSQKLEAALMMAQQAEQIGIQERVNLFGFQSRYNGSDSSGEGKDLRPSESNSPESCLEKDGEEESEIEEESESEKKALRKNLKLPKARPQQPVWLRKKLEQCPRA; translated from the exons ATGGGAGCACGAGAGAAGGCAGGGGAACACAGAG AATGTGGAAAGGGACCAAAGAAAACCTTTGCCCCACCTATACAAAAATTACATTTCCTGAAACCTTGTGGTCCTAAGGCACCGAAGGAAGAGGCCCTGGGGGCTAGTTCCCCAGAAGCagaggccaggccaaacctgcCAAAGGCCAGGTTAGAGATGAATGAAGAGAAAACTAccacagagaatggcccaagcagcggccaggaaaaaaaaggaaagcctcAAGACAACAAGCAAAACAAGCaagcagagaagaaagaaaag GGAAGATCAAGTCTTACTAATGCAGAATTTGAGGAGATTGTCCAGACTGTGCTCCGGAAGGCCCTGCAGGAGTGTGAGG AGTCTTCCTGTGCCCAGCTAGTAGTATGTACCCAATCAGACAAAGTGCCAGGAATCGTTGCTTCTACTGGTAATGATACTGCTGATGG AGAGAGGATGATGGTAATTCATACTCCAGAGATTTCAGCCCCTCAGGAAGATGAAGTTGTTCCTGAGTCAAGGGCATCTAAGCGAGGCCAGCCAGATCCTGCACCATCTGAGAAGAAACTGAGTAGGCCGTGtttaagcaaaagaaagaaggaagccc AAGATGAGCAAGTGGAGAGAGTCCAAGGTGGACATgagcacagacagacagaccaacCAAAGAAAATGATTAAAGACCTTTCTCAGATCAGGGGCAAGCAAAAAGAAGATAAAAGTGGTTTTG GTCAATATCTAGTTTGGGTCCAGTGTTCCTCCTCAAACTGTGAGAAATGGAGGCGGCTGCATGGGAATATCGACCCGTCAGTTCTTCCAGATAATTGGTCCTGTGATCAGAATACAG ACTCGAAGTATAATAGCTGTGATATTCCTGAGGAGACCTGGACGGGGTGTGAGAGTGAAGTGGCCTATGCCACCTACATTCCAGGATCCATCATCTGGGCTAAGCAGTATGGTTACCCCTG GTGGCCAGGCATGATAGAATCTGATCCTGACCtgggggaatattttctttttgcctctcaactTGACTCCCTGCCG TCTAAATACCACGTGACATTTTTTGGAGAAACAGTTTCtcgtgcttggatccctgtcaacATGCTAAAGAACTTCCAGGAGCTGTCCCTGGAGCTAGCAGGAGTG AAAAAGTGCAGGAACAAGGACTGCAGCCAGAAACTGGAGGCAGCTCTAATGATGGCTCAACAGGCAGAACAGATCGGCATTCAG GAGCGGGTTAACTTGTTTGGTTTCCAGAGCCGATACAATGGATCTGACAGCAGTGGGGAAGGGAAAG ACTTAAGGCCCTCTGAGTCTAACAGCCCAGAGTCCTGCTTGGAGAAAGATGGGGAGGAGGAGTCGGAGATAGAGgaggagtcagagtcagagaaaaaG GCcctaagaaaaaatttaaagctcCCCAAAGCAAGGCCTCAGCAACCAGTTTGGCTGAGGAAGAAGTTAGAACAGTGCCCAAGGGCCTGA
- the ZCWPW1 gene encoding zinc finger CW-type PWWP domain protein 1 isoform X3 yields MGAREKAGEHRECGKGPKKTFAPPIQKLHFLKPCGPKAPKEEALGASSPEAEARPNLPKARLEMNEEKTTTENGPSSGQEKKGKPQDNKQNKQAEKKEKGRSSLTNAEFEEIVQTVLRKALQECEESSCAQLVVCTQSDKVPGIVASTGNDTADGERMMVIHTPEISAPQEDEVVPESRASKRGQPDPAPSEKKLSRPCLSKRKKEAQDEQVERVQGGHEHRQTDQPKKMIKDLSQIRGKQKEDKSGFGQYLVWVQCSSSNCEKWRRLHGNIDPSVLPDNWSCDQNTDSKYNSCDIPEETWTGCESEVAYATYIPGSIIWAKQYGYPWWPGMIESDPDLGEYFLFASQLDSLPSKYHVTFFGETVSRAWIPVNMLKNFQELSLELAGVKKCRNKDCSQKLEAALMMAQQAEQIGIQERVNLFGFQSRYNGSDSSGEGKDLRPSESNSPESCLEKDGEEESEIEEESESEKKDPTLPSPKQAKIRTKNPKSKGMTNGRGGTLPKKTMKSSLDSESTAPSTPIMRGEEDQRNSDPDQPGPKKKFKAPQSKASATSLAEEEVRTVPKGLTPQMQGGACPSLGKRPRLQEPAAREAEILPPEDEVSSDLDLEQLMEDNGKEPEEREEPQHRDSEEEFMALFEE; encoded by the exons ATGGGAGCACGAGAGAAGGCAGGGGAACACAGAG AATGTGGAAAGGGACCAAAGAAAACCTTTGCCCCACCTATACAAAAATTACATTTCCTGAAACCTTGTGGTCCTAAGGCACCGAAGGAAGAGGCCCTGGGGGCTAGTTCCCCAGAAGCagaggccaggccaaacctgcCAAAGGCCAGGTTAGAGATGAATGAAGAGAAAACTAccacagagaatggcccaagcagcggccaggaaaaaaaaggaaagcctcAAGACAACAAGCAAAACAAGCaagcagagaagaaagaaaag GGAAGATCAAGTCTTACTAATGCAGAATTTGAGGAGATTGTCCAGACTGTGCTCCGGAAGGCCCTGCAGGAGTGTGAGG AGTCTTCCTGTGCCCAGCTAGTAGTATGTACCCAATCAGACAAAGTGCCAGGAATCGTTGCTTCTACTGGTAATGATACTGCTGATGG AGAGAGGATGATGGTAATTCATACTCCAGAGATTTCAGCCCCTCAGGAAGATGAAGTTGTTCCTGAGTCAAGGGCATCTAAGCGAGGCCAGCCAGATCCTGCACCATCTGAGAAGAAACTGAGTAGGCCGTGtttaagcaaaagaaagaaggaagccc AAGATGAGCAAGTGGAGAGAGTCCAAGGTGGACATgagcacagacagacagaccaacCAAAGAAAATGATTAAAGACCTTTCTCAGATCAGGGGCAAGCAAAAAGAAGATAAAAGTGGTTTTG GTCAATATCTAGTTTGGGTCCAGTGTTCCTCCTCAAACTGTGAGAAATGGAGGCGGCTGCATGGGAATATCGACCCGTCAGTTCTTCCAGATAATTGGTCCTGTGATCAGAATACAG ACTCGAAGTATAATAGCTGTGATATTCCTGAGGAGACCTGGACGGGGTGTGAGAGTGAAGTGGCCTATGCCACCTACATTCCAGGATCCATCATCTGGGCTAAGCAGTATGGTTACCCCTG GTGGCCAGGCATGATAGAATCTGATCCTGACCtgggggaatattttctttttgcctctcaactTGACTCCCTGCCG TCTAAATACCACGTGACATTTTTTGGAGAAACAGTTTCtcgtgcttggatccctgtcaacATGCTAAAGAACTTCCAGGAGCTGTCCCTGGAGCTAGCAGGAGTG AAAAAGTGCAGGAACAAGGACTGCAGCCAGAAACTGGAGGCAGCTCTAATGATGGCTCAACAGGCAGAACAGATCGGCATTCAG GAGCGGGTTAACTTGTTTGGTTTCCAGAGCCGATACAATGGATCTGACAGCAGTGGGGAAGGGAAAG ACTTAAGGCCCTCTGAGTCTAACAGCCCAGAGTCCTGCTTGGAGAAAGATGGGGAGGAGGAGTCGGAGATAGAGgaggagtcagagtcagagaaaaaG GACCCAACTTTGCCCAGTCCCAAGCAAGCCAAAATACGAACAAAAAATCCCAAGTCAAAGG GCATGACCAATGGACGAGGTGGGACCCTGCCAAAGAAGACAATGAAGAGCTCTCTAGACAGTGAATCTACAGCTCCTTCTACACCCATAATGCGAGGGGAAGAAGACCAAAGGAATTCAGATCCTGATCAGCCAG GCcctaagaaaaaatttaaagctcCCCAAAGCAAGGCCTCAGCAACCAGTTTGGCTGAGGAAGAAGTTAGAACAGTGCCCAAGGGCCTGACCCCACAAATGCAAGGGGGGGCCTGTCCCTCGCTGGGGAAAAGACCCAgactccaggagccagcagctcggGAGGCTGAAATTCTCCCTCCTGAAGATGAAGTCTCCAGTGACTTGGACCTGGAGCAACTCATGGAAGATAATGGGAAAGaaccagaagagagagaggagcctcAGCACAGAGACAGTGAAGAGGAGTTCATGGCCCTCTTCGAGGAGTAG